The region CAGGGCCTAGAGCTGGGGGCGGCCCGTTGCGACCGCGTAGAAGGCGACCGCGGCCGCCGCGCCGACGTTGAGCGAGTCGACGCCGTGGGCCATCGGGATGCGGACCCATTCGTCCGCCGCCATCAGGGCCTTCGTGGACAGGCCGTCGCCCTCCGCGCCCAGCATCAGCGCGACCCGGTCCATCCGGTGCGGGGCCGCCTCGTCCAGGGACCTCGCCTTCTCGTCCGGGGTGAGGGCGAGCAGGTTGAAGCCGGCGTCGCGAACCGTCTCCAGGCCCTTGGGCCAGGTCTCGAGACGGGCGTACGGGACCGAGAAGACCGCGCCCATCGAGACCTTCACGGAGCGGCGGTAGAGCGGGTCCGCGCAGTCCGGGGAGAGCAGGACCGCGTCCATGCCGAGTGCCGCGGCGGAGCGGAAGATCGCGCCGATGTTGGTGTGGTCGTTGACCGCCTCCATGACGACCACCCGGCGCGCGGACCGCAGGAGTTCCTCGGCCGTCGGCAGCGGCTTGCGCTGCATGGACGCGAGCGCGCCGCGGTGCACGTGGTAGCCGGTCACCTGTTCGGCGAGCTCCGGGCTGACCGCGTACACCGGGGCCGGGAGCTCGTCGATGACATCGCGCATGACGTCGACCCACTTGGCGGACAGGAGCATCGAGCGCATCTCGTACCCGGCGTCCTTGGCGCGTCTGATGACCTTCTCGCCCTCGGCGATGAACAGGCCCTCGACGGGTTCGCGCTTGCGGCGCAGCTCCACGTCGGTCAGGCCCGTGTAGTCACGCAGACGCGGGTCGTCGGGGTTCTCAACGGTGATGAGATCGGCCACAGGGTGATACTGCCTTGTCCTGGGTGCGGTGCCAACGGCTGGGCACGGGTTGGGTTACCGGTGGTTACTCGGAAGCGTTCAGCGGGCTGTGCACACCCACGTTCACGACCTCGCCGATGACGATCACCGCCGGGGGCTTCACGTCCTCGGCGCGTACGGTCTCGGCGACCGTGGCCAGGGTCGCATCGACGCGGCGCTGGGCGGCGGTCGTGCCTTCCTGGACCAGGGCGACCGGGGTGTCGGCCGGCTTGCCGTGCGCGGTCAGCGTCTCGGCGATCCGGCCGATCTTGTCGACGCCCATGAGGACGACGAGCGTGCCGCGCAGCCGGGCGAGGGCCGGCCAGTCGACGAGGGATCGCTCGTCGTCAGGGGCGACATGACCACTGACCACGGTGAACTCATGTGCGACACCGCGGTGGGTGACCGGGATACCGGCCGCACCCGGCACCGAGATCGAACTGGAGATGCCGGGGACGACCGTGCAGGCGATGCCCGCCTCGGCGAGCGCCTGGGCCTCCTCCATGCCGCGGCCGAAGACGAACGGGTCGCCGCCCTTGAGCCGGACGACCGACTTGCCCTGCTTCGCGTGCTCGATGAGCGCGTTGTTGATGGCCTCCTGGGCCATGTAGCGGCCGTAGGGGATCTTCGCCGCGTCGATCACCTCGACGTGCGGCGGGAGTTCGGCGAGCAGGTCGCGCGGACCGAGGCGGTCGGCGATGACCACATCGGCCTCGGCGAGCAGTCGCCGGCCGCGGACCGTGATCAGGTCGGGGTCGCCGGGGCCGCCGCCGACCAGGGCGACACCCGGGGTGCGGGTGCGGTGGTGGGGTGCCACGAGGGTCCCGTCGCGCAGACCCTCGACCACCGCGTCGCGGATCGCGGCGGTGTGGCGCGGGTCGCGGCCCTTGGCGTTCGTGGTGAGGACGGCGACCGTGACGCCCTCGCTGTGCCCGGTGGCCGGGGTCCAGGCGGTCGCCGCGTCGGCGTCGTCGGAGCGGACGCACCAGACGCGGTGGCGCTCCGCCTCCGCGGAGGCGTCCGTGTTCGCCTGCCGGTCACTGGTCGCGATCAGGGCGTACCAGGCGTCGGCGAGGTCGCCGTCCTCGTACGGGCGCTTCGTCCAGGTGATCTCGCCCGCGTCCGCCATCGCCTCGACGGAGGGGGTGGCCTCGGGTGACACGAGGTGGATGTCCGCGCCTGACGCGATGAGCGCCGGAAGGCGGCGCTGGGCGACCTGGCCGCCGCCGAGGACGACTACGCGGCGACCGGTGAGGCGGAGGCCTACAGGGTAGGCGGGGTTTTCGGCCATGGCGGTGCGGCTCCTCGTACGGGGCCGCTGCGCTCGGCTGGAGCGGCCTTGACGTGCTGTTTTGAGTGCGGGTCCACGATACGGCGGGGGCGGGAGGGGCTCCTTCCCCCAGCCCGCCCCGTCCCGTCCGGCAGTGACACGGTGCGGCTCCGCCGCGTGGGGGCTGCGCCCCCGAACGCCCGCACGAACGGGTGCGTCGTCGGTCTACTTCTCGGTGACCCCTGCGGAGTCGAACGTCGCCACCTCGTGCATCGCCCTCGCCGCGCTCTGGACCACCGGCAGCGCCAACAGGGCGCCTGTGCCCTCGCCTAGGCGCAGGTCCAGGTCGATCAGGGGGCGCAGGCCCAGCTTGTTCAGGGCGGCGACGTGGCCGGGCTCGGCGCTGCGGTGACCCGCGATGCACGCC is a window of Streptomyces sp. NBC_00271 DNA encoding:
- a CDS encoding TrmH family RNA methyltransferase, whose protein sequence is MADLITVENPDDPRLRDYTGLTDVELRRKREPVEGLFIAEGEKVIRRAKDAGYEMRSMLLSAKWVDVMRDVIDELPAPVYAVSPELAEQVTGYHVHRGALASMQRKPLPTAEELLRSARRVVVMEAVNDHTNIGAIFRSAAALGMDAVLLSPDCADPLYRRSVKVSMGAVFSVPYARLETWPKGLETVRDAGFNLLALTPDEKARSLDEAAPHRMDRVALMLGAEGDGLSTKALMAADEWVRIPMAHGVDSLNVGAAAAVAFYAVATGRPQL
- the cobA gene encoding uroporphyrinogen-III C-methyltransferase — protein: MAENPAYPVGLRLTGRRVVVLGGGQVAQRRLPALIASGADIHLVSPEATPSVEAMADAGEITWTKRPYEDGDLADAWYALIATSDRQANTDASAEAERHRVWCVRSDDADAATAWTPATGHSEGVTVAVLTTNAKGRDPRHTAAIRDAVVEGLRDGTLVAPHHRTRTPGVALVGGGPGDPDLITVRGRRLLAEADVVIADRLGPRDLLAELPPHVEVIDAAKIPYGRYMAQEAINNALIEHAKQGKSVVRLKGGDPFVFGRGMEEAQALAEAGIACTVVPGISSSISVPGAAGIPVTHRGVAHEFTVVSGHVAPDDERSLVDWPALARLRGTLVVLMGVDKIGRIAETLTAHGKPADTPVALVQEGTTAAQRRVDATLATVAETVRAEDVKPPAVIVIGEVVNVGVHSPLNASE